One segment of Planctomycetota bacterium DNA contains the following:
- a CDS encoding PEP-CTERM sorting domain-containing protein (PEP-CTERM proteins occur, often in large numbers, in the proteomes of bacteria that also encode an exosortase, a predicted intramembrane cysteine proteinase. The presence of a PEP-CTERM domain at a protein's C-terminus predicts cleavage within the sorting domain, followed by covalent anchoring to some some component of the (usually Gram-negative) cell surface. Many PEP-CTERM proteins exhibit an unusual sequence composition that includes large numbers of potential glycosylation sites. Expression of one such protein has been shown restore the ability of a bacterium to form floc, a type of biofilm.), translating to MNRTSLVHALTMVAALVIAAFATPASAQFVLDGAAADRTSFITMLNSFSTGGAWKQVGADNELAFTADGKPLNNFATKTKGYNDGSGFKLTLEVGRNQPGVLVGSFMGGGIQRLDLTDIATFSDDITFKPKGDFQQAILLHELAEVYTAVNRNLGYDASHRAAIDVENAQIKAMGALGERDVLGVTQFLNGNPLNGFRPEIRSPWTYHDPAGDIKGFLSIKIGNANILSDRFIRGGLFDFENPFDPATSEDVWIESYDFVPEVIPAPGASALLGLGMGFAVRRRRTD from the coding sequence ATGAATCGCACTTCCCTTGTGCATGCCTTGACGATGGTCGCCGCTCTCGTGATTGCCGCGTTCGCCACGCCGGCATCGGCCCAGTTCGTGCTGGATGGCGCCGCCGCCGACCGCACCTCGTTCATCACCATGCTGAATTCGTTTTCCACAGGCGGCGCCTGGAAGCAGGTCGGCGCAGACAACGAACTGGCCTTCACGGCCGACGGCAAGCCGCTGAACAACTTTGCCACCAAGACCAAGGGCTACAACGACGGATCGGGATTCAAGCTGACGCTGGAAGTGGGCCGCAATCAGCCCGGCGTGCTGGTCGGTTCCTTCATGGGCGGCGGCATCCAGCGGCTGGACCTGACCGACATTGCGACATTCTCCGACGACATCACCTTCAAGCCCAAGGGCGATTTCCAGCAGGCAATCCTGCTGCACGAGCTGGCGGAGGTGTACACCGCGGTCAACCGAAACCTGGGATACGACGCATCGCACCGGGCCGCCATCGATGTTGAGAACGCGCAGATCAAGGCCATGGGCGCGTTGGGCGAGCGGGATGTTCTGGGAGTGACCCAGTTCCTCAACGGCAATCCGTTGAATGGATTTCGACCGGAGATTCGCTCGCCGTGGACCTATCACGATCCCGCCGGGGACATCAAGGGCTTCCTGTCCATCAAAATCGGAAACGCCAACATTCTCAGCGACCGGTTCATTCGAGGCGGGCTCTTCGATTTTGAAAATCCGTTCGATCCCGCCACCAGCGAGGATGTGTGGATCGAAAGCTACGACTTCGTGCCTGAAGTCATTCCCGCCCCGGGAGCCTCGGCGCTGCTGGGATTGGGCATGGGTTTCGCGGTTCGCCGGCGGCGAACGGACTGA
- a CDS encoding CPBP family intramembrane metalloprotease: MDPVLQSTLIKLLGPLVACVVLLFVAKKRGIKLRDASGLGLRLPTWTAAAFWLAAWIAWMALSEVALAQFGMEQPKPWPEYSAPIFWMRVAAIGLVGPVLEELVFRGAVLSLIERTRFGLRGAILVTSVAWAAIHVQYAPAFIFLIFLDGIFLGECRVRSGSLILPMAMHSMGNLYSIWQSTHS, translated from the coding sequence ATGGATCCGGTCCTCCAGTCCACGCTGATCAAGTTGCTCGGGCCACTGGTGGCGTGCGTGGTGCTGCTCTTCGTGGCGAAGAAGCGCGGCATCAAACTTCGGGACGCGAGCGGTCTGGGCCTGCGGCTACCGACGTGGACCGCCGCGGCCTTCTGGCTCGCGGCGTGGATCGCGTGGATGGCGCTGAGCGAAGTCGCACTGGCCCAATTCGGCATGGAGCAGCCCAAGCCCTGGCCGGAATACTCGGCGCCGATCTTCTGGATGCGCGTCGCGGCCATCGGACTCGTCGGGCCCGTGCTCGAGGAGCTTGTCTTTCGCGGCGCGGTGCTGAGCCTCATTGAGCGCACCCGTTTCGGATTGCGCGGCGCGATCCTGGTGACCTCCGTTGCGTGGGCCGCGATCCATGTGCAGTACGCGCCGGCCTTCATCTTCTTGATCTTCCTGGACGGCATCTTCCTGGGCGAGTGCCGCGTGCGCAGCGGCTCGCTCATCCTGCCCATGGCGATGCACTCGATGGGCAATCTCTACTCCATCTGGCAGTCCACGCACTCATAG
- a CDS encoding methyltransferase domain-containing protein: MWLNGILYRALRAPKTDRLKVHLGPGQKNYLDGWINVDANMFTGKCDVWADLRNPLPFHSASIDAMYSHHVIEHLPDVAAHLKEVFRCLKPGAIYRVGGPNGDSAIAKFMQKDLNWFIDFPDKRASIGGKFENFIFCRQEHLTILTRSFLEELMTAAGFTDLRVCMPTRETHHPDLFQECLSKEFEDDFATPHTLIIEGRKPS, translated from the coding sequence ATGTGGCTCAATGGAATCCTCTACCGCGCGCTGCGGGCGCCCAAAACCGACCGGCTGAAAGTGCACCTGGGCCCCGGGCAGAAGAACTATCTCGATGGCTGGATCAATGTGGACGCCAACATGTTCACCGGCAAGTGCGATGTGTGGGCGGACCTGCGCAATCCGCTGCCCTTTCACAGCGCATCGATCGACGCGATGTATTCGCACCATGTGATCGAACACCTGCCCGATGTCGCCGCCCACTTGAAGGAGGTCTTCCGCTGCCTGAAGCCCGGCGCGATCTACCGGGTGGGCGGGCCGAACGGGGACTCGGCGATCGCCAAGTTCATGCAGAAGGATCTGAACTGGTTCATCGACTTTCCCGACAAGCGGGCCAGCATCGGCGGCAAGTTCGAGAACTTCATCTTCTGCCGGCAGGAGCACCTGACGATCCTGACCCGATCGTTCCTTGAAGAGCTGATGACGGCGGCCGGCTTCACCGACTTGCGCGTCTGCATGCCGACGCGCGAGACGCATCACCCGGATCTGTTCCAGGAGTGCTTGTCGAAGGAGTTCGAGGATGACTTCGCCACGCCGCACACGCTGATCATCGAGGGGCGCAAGCCCTCCTGA
- a CDS encoding DUF1573 domain-containing protein: MLPTALLASLLALTGTAPQTSPATSSASNIAPAAPSVEAPQTPSLRFEPAQLDLGEMVAGQKKTGKLTVFNAGDKPVKILRIVPACGCTTISAAPAEAVAPGAHFDIDITIDPGAKTGIPLSKKITFQVEGAAAQPFTITGFVKTFVAVKPEVLEVSDASEAAPTRVTLESKEGVPFLVTGVKPDGVATLPAGTAGSGLHQEFLIDWKAWRAAGSPPKLTIVTNHANAEQLILMVKSTPATALFRLQEAQRADASTQRQVEEAQDQVILAIDSALEKQGGTGGLSMKIHRETGTLFVHGSDAQIAVVKQVVDASGAGR, from the coding sequence ATGCTGCCGACCGCCCTACTCGCCTCGCTGCTCGCTCTGACCGGCACCGCGCCCCAGACATCGCCCGCGACTTCTTCCGCATCGAACATCGCTCCGGCGGCGCCATCCGTGGAGGCACCACAGACGCCATCGCTTCGCTTCGAGCCCGCGCAGCTGGATCTTGGCGAGATGGTCGCCGGCCAGAAGAAGACCGGCAAGCTCACGGTGTTCAACGCCGGCGACAAGCCGGTGAAGATCCTCCGCATCGTTCCCGCGTGCGGCTGCACGACCATCAGCGCCGCGCCCGCCGAGGCCGTCGCCCCCGGCGCCCATTTCGACATCGACATCACCATCGACCCCGGCGCCAAGACCGGCATCCCGCTGAGCAAGAAGATCACCTTTCAAGTCGAGGGCGCCGCGGCACAGCCCTTCACGATCACAGGATTCGTGAAAACGTTCGTCGCGGTGAAGCCGGAGGTTCTGGAGGTTTCCGACGCCTCCGAGGCGGCGCCGACAAGAGTGACGCTGGAAAGCAAGGAGGGCGTTCCCTTCCTGGTCACGGGCGTGAAGCCGGATGGCGTTGCCACGCTTCCCGCGGGAACCGCCGGCAGCGGCCTCCACCAGGAGTTCCTGATCGACTGGAAGGCGTGGCGAGCCGCCGGCAGCCCGCCGAAGCTGACCATTGTCACCAATCATGCCAATGCTGAGCAGCTCATCCTGATGGTGAAGTCGACTCCGGCCACCGCGCTCTTCCGCCTTCAGGAGGCGCAGCGCGCCGACGCCTCGACGCAGCGGCAAGTGGAGGAGGCCCAGGACCAGGTCATCCTTGCCATCGACAGCGCGCTGGAGAAGCAGGGCGGCACCGGCGGCCTCTCCATGAAGATTCACCGCGAGACCGGCACGCTCTTTGTGCACGGCAGCGACGCGCAGATCGCCGTGGTGAAGCAGGTCGTCGACGCGTCGGGCGCGGGCCGCTGA
- a CDS encoding VOC family protein, which produces MPNTTATPTSSKSAERIMGIICWNELHTRDTKRAADFYTKVVGWTTHGCPDDSSGSYTEWVTKSGMHVGGMMNMPKEVPASVPANWAVYINVPDVDVAVAKAVKLGAHKIMDAMDFPNVGRICQIADPTGAVVHLFKGVDQCGMRAPQNETGTFCWAELLTNDPAKAETFYSQLLGWTTTVMPMPTGDYTLFWLPGADKAKKQGGVGGMMKILPEMGPMPSNWLTYIMVDDVDAAAARATQHGGKVCCPPTDIPNVGRFAVATDPTGATFALFKNK; this is translated from the coding sequence ATGCCAAACACCACCGCAACCCCGACATCGTCCAAGTCCGCCGAGCGCATCATGGGCATCATCTGCTGGAACGAGTTGCACACGCGCGACACCAAGCGCGCCGCCGACTTCTACACCAAGGTCGTGGGCTGGACCACGCACGGCTGCCCCGATGACAGCAGCGGCAGCTACACCGAATGGGTCACCAAGAGCGGCATGCATGTCGGCGGCATGATGAACATGCCCAAGGAAGTTCCGGCGAGCGTGCCCGCCAACTGGGCCGTGTACATCAATGTGCCGGACGTCGACGTCGCGGTGGCCAAGGCGGTGAAGCTGGGCGCGCACAAGATCATGGACGCGATGGACTTCCCCAATGTTGGTCGTATCTGCCAGATTGCCGACCCCACCGGCGCCGTGGTTCATCTCTTCAAGGGCGTGGATCAGTGCGGCATGCGTGCCCCGCAAAACGAGACGGGCACATTCTGCTGGGCCGAGCTGCTCACCAATGATCCGGCCAAGGCGGAGACGTTCTATTCGCAGCTCCTCGGATGGACCACCACCGTGATGCCGATGCCCACGGGCGACTACACGCTCTTCTGGCTGCCCGGCGCCGACAAGGCGAAGAAGCAGGGTGGCGTCGGCGGCATGATGAAGATTCTGCCGGAGATGGGTCCCATGCCGTCGAACTGGCTCACCTACATCATGGTGGACGATGTCGACGCGGCCGCGGCGCGGGCGACGCAGCATGGCGGCAAGGTCTGCTGCCCGCCGACGGACATCCCCAACGTGGGGCGCTTCGCGGTGGCCACGGATCCCACCGGTGCGACCTTTGCGCTCTTCAAGAACAAATAG
- a CDS encoding sigma-70 family RNA polymerase sigma factor: MPLPSAESNRPTTTALADAKAESLTRSMVGGDRNAYAELFVMRCDFVERMTARALGHRGDLVPDAAQDAWIRVARKPVHCPCAVALDAWLRRVASSAAIDLLRNELSRRLREQRVARSRVEATAFLQDASLLEQARHELGALRAIPDEDRSLLELRARMAGTVSQIATALGIGTSAIDSRLRRATERARQAIEGVTP; encoded by the coding sequence ATGCCCTTGCCCAGCGCCGAGTCGAACCGCCCGACCACGACCGCCCTCGCCGACGCGAAGGCGGAGTCGTTGACTCGGTCGATGGTCGGCGGCGACCGCAACGCCTACGCCGAGCTCTTCGTCATGCGCTGCGACTTTGTCGAGCGCATGACGGCGCGGGCGCTGGGCCATCGCGGAGACCTGGTGCCGGACGCCGCGCAGGATGCGTGGATCCGCGTCGCACGAAAGCCGGTGCATTGCCCGTGCGCCGTCGCCCTGGACGCCTGGCTTCGTCGTGTCGCTTCCAGCGCCGCCATCGATCTGCTCCGCAACGAGCTCTCGCGCCGACTGCGCGAGCAGCGCGTGGCCCGCAGCCGTGTTGAAGCGACGGCATTCCTGCAGGACGCCTCGCTGCTGGAGCAGGCCCGCCACGAGCTGGGCGCACTGCGGGCGATTCCCGATGAGGATCGCTCGCTGCTGGAGCTCCGCGCCCGCATGGCGGGAACGGTTTCGCAGATCGCCACCGCACTTGGAATCGGAACGTCCGCCATTGACAGCCGCCTGCGCCGCGCCACCGAGCGCGCCCGACAGGCCATCGAAGGAGTCACGCCATGA
- a CDS encoding PH domain-containing protein produces MTGQADKAAQWMYQGIWGVLVELFKVPREPPALPVSTGHRHDTFQPGPGYLRYMKFKFWVILLLMDIVFSIIWFVLTAVLLKTDHYILAGLLAIPALAIIVLPDIVAYIAIHLRYDTTWYVFTDRSMRLRRGVMVLHEMTITFENVQNVTVDQGPLQRYFGIGSVVVQTAGGASGDPKHGGGSTHQAVIEGIDNPADVRDRIMAQVRASTSAGLGDEHHLPSHSFAGASESLAAPGRGHAPAWTAAHLDALRAIRDELRSLPASA; encoded by the coding sequence GTGACGGGCCAGGCGGACAAAGCCGCGCAATGGATGTACCAGGGCATCTGGGGTGTGCTCGTCGAGCTCTTCAAGGTGCCACGTGAACCGCCCGCGCTTCCGGTGTCCACCGGCCATCGCCATGACACCTTCCAGCCCGGCCCCGGCTACCTGCGCTACATGAAGTTCAAGTTCTGGGTGATCCTGCTGTTGATGGACATTGTCTTCAGCATCATCTGGTTCGTGCTGACGGCAGTGCTGCTGAAGACTGACCATTACATCCTGGCCGGGCTGCTCGCCATTCCCGCGCTGGCCATCATCGTGCTGCCCGACATCGTGGCCTACATCGCCATTCATCTGCGCTACGACACCACCTGGTATGTCTTCACCGACCGCAGCATGCGCCTCCGCCGCGGCGTCATGGTGCTGCACGAGATGACCATCACCTTCGAAAATGTCCAGAATGTCACCGTGGACCAGGGGCCGCTGCAGCGCTACTTCGGTATCGGATCGGTGGTGGTGCAGACTGCCGGCGGCGCCTCAGGGGATCCCAAGCATGGCGGCGGCTCAACGCACCAGGCGGTCATCGAGGGGATCGACAATCCCGCGGATGTTCGCGATCGGATCATGGCCCAGGTTCGCGCCAGCACCAGCGCCGGGTTGGGCGACGAGCATCATCTTCCGAGCCACTCCTTCGCCGGAGCAAGCGAATCACTCGCCGCGCCGGGACGCGGCCATGCGCCGGCCTGGACGGCGGCGCACCTTGATGCCCTCCGCGCTATTCGTGATGAGCTTCGTTCGCTGCCGGCGAGTGCGTGA
- a CDS encoding alpha/beta hydrolase yields MRLAIFSIGAGLLALNSATVAAPPSAPPTTPPASTPATTPAAKPAATKSTAPAAAPQATPASKAPASKTILTMPPKTLAHTEERGTGPITMILIPGLSCDWSVYESFMARNATKYRMFAVTLPGFGCSNPPELAAGASPMDSPWLQNAQAAILKFIEVQKLDKPVIIGHSMGGNLAIQLAALHGDKIKCAISIDGLPVFPPPQPGQPDTREARAAMVAQFTSMMKSMPEESWPAGQKQSVARMVTDPVRAKEIGEICSLVPKDTTMEYMLELVGSDLRPMLSKVQVPLLVISAISDDMGPEMAAVMRKAVAGEFADASPSVKLVTIEDSRHFIMDDHPKELDELVANFIAGGKVGDVAVKKVTHSPAANEAHHE; encoded by the coding sequence GTGCGCCTCGCGATCTTTTCGATCGGCGCTGGACTGCTTGCCCTGAACTCCGCTACGGTCGCAGCGCCGCCCTCCGCGCCGCCGACGACTCCGCCCGCATCCACTCCGGCGACGACGCCGGCCGCCAAGCCCGCGGCGACGAAATCCACGGCGCCTGCTGCGGCACCGCAGGCGACTCCCGCTTCCAAAGCGCCCGCCTCAAAAACAATCCTGACCATGCCTCCCAAGACGCTCGCCCACACCGAGGAGCGAGGCACCGGTCCGATCACGATGATCCTGATCCCCGGCCTCTCATGCGACTGGAGCGTCTACGAATCCTTCATGGCACGCAACGCCACGAAGTACCGCATGTTCGCGGTGACGCTGCCGGGATTCGGCTGCAGCAATCCGCCTGAGCTTGCGGCGGGCGCGTCGCCGATGGACAGCCCTTGGCTGCAAAACGCCCAGGCCGCGATCCTGAAATTCATCGAGGTTCAGAAGCTGGACAAGCCCGTCATCATCGGACACTCGATGGGCGGCAACCTGGCGATCCAACTTGCGGCCCTGCACGGCGACAAAATCAAATGCGCGATCTCCATCGACGGACTGCCGGTGTTCCCGCCGCCTCAGCCGGGACAGCCTGACACCAGGGAGGCGCGAGCGGCGATGGTGGCGCAATTCACCTCGATGATGAAGTCCATGCCTGAGGAGTCCTGGCCCGCGGGTCAGAAGCAGTCGGTGGCGCGGATGGTGACGGACCCGGTGCGCGCGAAGGAGATCGGCGAGATCTGCTCCCTGGTGCCCAAGGACACCACGATGGAGTACATGCTCGAACTGGTCGGATCGGACCTGCGCCCGATGCTGAGCAAGGTGCAGGTGCCGTTGCTGGTGATCAGCGCCATTTCCGACGACATGGGTCCGGAGATGGCCGCCGTCATGAGGAAAGCGGTGGCGGGGGAGTTTGCGGATGCCTCACCCAGCGTGAAACTGGTCACGATCGAAGACTCCCGTCACTTCATCATGGACGACCACCCGAAGGAGCTCGATGAATTGGTGGCGAACTTCATCGCGGGCGGCAAGGTCGGCGATGTCGCAGTCAAGAAGGTCACGCACTCGCCGGCAGCGAACGAAGCTCATCACGAATAG
- a CDS encoding PH domain-containing protein, translating to MDVDRTPSNCAPIDPRTITRPDPVLRTYYIIVAILTLPAVVITLPLLMFKYKSLRYRFDDEGIAMSWGILFRREMYLTYRRIQDIHVTRGIIQRWLGIATISVQTASGGMGSDMLIEGIVEYDALRDFLYRRMRGAHGEIDPTTTDASGISRPGDPVHIAGRDPDEALALLREIRDEIRRLKPTSGARS from the coding sequence ATGGATGTCGACCGCACCCCCTCCAATTGCGCGCCGATCGACCCCCGCACCATCACGCGTCCCGATCCGGTGCTCCGCACCTATTACATCATCGTCGCCATCCTGACCCTGCCGGCCGTGGTGATCACGCTGCCGCTGCTGATGTTCAAGTACAAGTCGCTGCGCTACCGCTTCGACGATGAGGGCATCGCCATGTCCTGGGGCATCCTCTTCCGGCGCGAGATGTACCTGACCTACCGCCGCATCCAGGACATCCACGTCACCCGCGGCATCATCCAGCGCTGGTTGGGCATTGCCACGATCTCCGTGCAAACGGCCTCGGGCGGCATGGGCTCCGACATGCTGATCGAGGGCATCGTGGAGTACGACGCGCTGCGCGATTTCCTCTACCGCCGCATGCGCGGAGCCCATGGAGAGATCGATCCCACGACCACCGACGCATCGGGCATTTCGCGACCCGGCGATCCTGTGCACATCGCGGGCCGCGATCCCGACGAGGCGCTGGCGCTGTTGCGCGAAATCCGCGACGAGATCCGGCGCCTGAAACCAACCAGCGGAGCTCGATCGTGA
- a CDS encoding SPFH domain-containing protein: protein MSNATSGGVSSANQRFLGESQFREKLFKPFSGWLMIPVWIFLLLFSIAMFVGGVKKGEPPTIILAILIFLGLVISLAGFFVVGPNESRVLVLFGHYRGTVRKLGFHWTNPFTRKTRVSLRVRTFETGSSETEAVKDAAGKIIREATRSRHPVKVNDLDGNPIDIAAIVVWRVVDTAEALFAVQKYEQFVEIQSESALRNLASRFHYDYPDAEGMSLRGSTDQVGAKLKEELEGRLGGAGIEVLESRISCLSYAPEIASAMLQRQQASAFVAARFKIVEGAVGMVELALEQIAAKKLAVMTPEQKAQIVSNLLVVLVSDRGAHPVVQIGNPNSA from the coding sequence ATGTCAAACGCAACTTCCGGCGGTGTTTCTTCGGCCAATCAAAGATTCCTCGGCGAATCGCAGTTCCGCGAGAAACTGTTCAAGCCCTTTTCAGGCTGGCTGATGATTCCAGTCTGGATCTTCCTTCTTCTTTTCTCGATCGCCATGTTCGTGGGCGGAGTGAAGAAGGGTGAACCGCCAACGATCATCTTGGCAATCCTGATCTTTCTCGGGTTGGTGATCAGCCTTGCCGGATTCTTCGTGGTCGGCCCCAACGAAAGCCGCGTGCTGGTGCTCTTCGGCCACTACCGCGGCACCGTTCGCAAGCTCGGTTTCCACTGGACGAATCCTTTCACGCGCAAGACCCGGGTCTCCTTGCGCGTCCGCACCTTTGAGACCGGTTCCAGTGAAACCGAAGCGGTCAAGGACGCCGCCGGCAAGATCATTCGCGAGGCGACGCGGTCGCGCCACCCGGTCAAGGTGAACGATCTCGACGGTAATCCCATTGACATCGCGGCGATCGTGGTCTGGCGCGTGGTCGACACCGCCGAGGCACTTTTCGCGGTGCAAAAGTACGAACAATTCGTGGAGATTCAAAGCGAATCGGCCCTGCGCAATCTGGCCAGCCGCTTCCACTACGACTACCCCGACGCGGAGGGCATGAGCCTGCGCGGCAGCACCGATCAGGTCGGCGCCAAGCTGAAGGAGGAGCTCGAAGGACGGCTTGGCGGCGCAGGGATCGAAGTGCTCGAAAGCCGCATCTCGTGCCTGAGCTACGCACCGGAGATTGCCTCGGCGATGCTGCAGCGCCAGCAGGCCTCAGCCTTCGTCGCGGCGCGGTTCAAGATCGTCGAGGGCGCGGTCGGCATGGTCGAGCTGGCGCTGGAGCAGATCGCCGCAAAGAAGCTGGCGGTGATGACTCCGGAGCAGAAGGCGCAGATCGTGTCGAACCTGTTGGTCGTGCTGGTGAGTGACCGCGGCGCCCATCCGGTGGTGCAGATCGGCAATCCCAACTCGGCATGA
- a CDS encoding ABC-F family ATP-binding cassette domain-containing protein — MLLVAKDLSKSHGLRELFHGVSFSVADGDRVGFIGPNGAGKSTLMRMLAGLEEPDHGVVRLQRGTVVVFVGQRDDFPAGLTPRSAATAAALKSASVHGDKHEAEVLGSVILGKLGFPDSRMDEPVELLSGGWKKRLSIACGLCEAGGTPDLLLLDEPTNHLDVEGIRWLEQFLAKGTNDIRAGACVFVTHDRAFLERVATRVLELSRAYPQGTLMTEGNYSEFLRRRAEFLAAQEQAEATLANEVRLDDYWLSRGPQGRGTKAKSRIDESADRRDELSAIAARNEAAGAGGARVDFTASGRRTKRLVQATGISKGFDGRTLFRELDLEIAPGDRIGLMGPNGSGKTTLLRIICGDLKPDAGTIRFADPMPRVVVLRQQRTDIPENTLLKDAICPLGETVDFQGRSMHITAWSRRFLFKDAQLLQTVGNLSGGERARAHIARMMLEPADILVLDEPTNDLDIPTLEVLEDSIESFPGAVLLVTHDRTMLGRLAKSIVVIGAPDASVSVVASLDQALAALERAENATTVRDRAARAEGNRAARASGTLTKRTRLSFKEQRELDGMEAAVETAEKERLVAEAKVADPAVAADHKKMAAACKALDAVQDTIATLYARWQELESKRGA; from the coding sequence ATGCTCCTCGTCGCCAAAGATCTTTCCAAGTCGCACGGCCTGCGTGAACTCTTCCACGGAGTGTCGTTCAGCGTCGCCGATGGCGACCGCGTGGGCTTCATCGGCCCCAACGGCGCCGGCAAGTCCACGCTGATGCGCATGCTCGCGGGCCTCGAGGAGCCCGATCACGGCGTGGTGCGCCTGCAGCGCGGCACGGTGGTCGTGTTCGTTGGTCAGCGCGACGATTTTCCCGCGGGCTTGACCCCGCGCTCGGCGGCCACGGCCGCCGCGCTGAAATCCGCCAGCGTGCACGGCGACAAGCACGAAGCGGAGGTGCTGGGCAGCGTGATCCTGGGCAAGCTCGGCTTTCCCGACTCGCGCATGGACGAACCCGTCGAGCTTCTTTCCGGCGGCTGGAAGAAGAGGCTGTCCATCGCGTGCGGTCTCTGCGAAGCGGGGGGCACGCCCGACCTGCTGCTGCTGGACGAGCCGACCAACCATCTTGATGTGGAGGGCATCCGCTGGCTTGAGCAGTTCCTCGCCAAAGGCACCAACGACATCCGCGCCGGGGCCTGCGTCTTCGTCACCCATGACCGCGCCTTCCTTGAGCGGGTGGCCACGCGTGTGCTCGAGCTCAGCCGCGCCTATCCGCAGGGGACGCTGATGACCGAGGGCAACTACAGCGAGTTCCTGCGGCGTCGCGCGGAATTTCTGGCGGCGCAGGAACAGGCCGAGGCGACGCTGGCCAACGAGGTGCGCCTGGATGACTACTGGCTGTCGCGCGGACCGCAGGGCCGCGGCACCAAGGCCAAGAGCCGCATCGACGAGAGCGCCGACCGGCGCGACGAGCTCAGCGCGATCGCGGCCCGAAACGAGGCGGCGGGGGCCGGCGGAGCCCGCGTGGACTTCACCGCCAGCGGCCGGCGCACCAAGCGGCTGGTGCAGGCCACCGGCATTTCCAAGGGTTTCGACGGGCGCACGCTCTTCCGCGAGCTCGATCTGGAGATCGCGCCGGGCGACCGCATCGGCCTGATGGGCCCCAACGGCAGCGGCAAGACCACACTTCTTCGCATCATCTGCGGCGACCTCAAGCCCGACGCGGGCACCATCCGCTTCGCCGATCCGATGCCGCGCGTGGTGGTGCTGCGCCAGCAGCGCACCGACATTCCCGAGAACACACTGCTCAAGGACGCCATCTGCCCGCTGGGCGAAACGGTCGACTTCCAGGGGCGCTCGATGCACATTACCGCCTGGTCGCGCCGCTTCCTCTTCAAGGACGCGCAGCTGCTGCAGACCGTGGGCAATCTTTCCGGCGGCGAGCGGGCCCGCGCCCACATCGCCCGCATGATGCTGGAGCCGGCGGACATCCTGGTGCTGGACGAGCCGACCAACGACCTGGACATTCCCACGCTCGAGGTGCTCGAGGATTCGATCGAGTCCTTCCCCGGTGCCGTGCTGCTGGTGACGCACGATCGCACCATGCTCGGGCGCCTGGCCAAGAGCATCGTGGTGATCGGCGCGCCCGACGCGAGCGTGTCGGTGGTCGCCAGCCTGGATCAGGCGCTCGCCGCGCTGGAGCGCGCCGAGAACGCCACCACGGTGCGCGACCGCGCCGCGCGGGCCGAGGGCAATCGCGCCGCACGGGCAAGCGGCACTCTCACAAAGCGGACGCGGCTGAGCTTCAAGGAGCAGCGCGAGCTGGATGGAATGGAAGCCGCTGTTGAAACCGCTGAAAAGGAGCGCCTGGTCGCCGAGGCGAAAGTGGCCGATCCCGCCGTCGCCGCCGACCACAAGAAAATGGCCGCCGCCTGCAAGGCGCTCGACGCCGTGCAGGACACCATCGCCACGCTCTATGCGCGCTGGCAGGAGCTTGAGAGCAAGCGCGGCGCGTGA